A window from Kovacikia minuta CCNUW1 encodes these proteins:
- a CDS encoding helix-turn-helix domain-containing protein, with protein MGARLRLFLNAAEERTLFELRTATTVPQRVKDRATAVRLSHHGMYVEKIAAFLNWNERTVRETLQRWQARGLGGLWDAPRPGAQRRWQPEDIAYLEACLRDDQHTYNSQQLAHKLATERHVQLSADHLRQVLKKKG; from the coding sequence ATGGGGGCCCGCTTACGCCTTTTTCTGAATGCTGCTGAAGAGCGCACTTTGTTTGAGCTTCGCACTGCGACCACCGTGCCACAGCGTGTGAAAGACCGAGCGACAGCAGTTCGTTTGAGCCATCACGGCATGTATGTCGAAAAAATCGCGGCTTTTCTCAACTGGAACGAGCGGACAGTGCGAGAAACCTTGCAGCGCTGGCAAGCGCGGGGACTGGGTGGACTCTGGGATGCGCCCCGACCCGGAGCGCAACGCCGCTGGCAACCGGAGGACATCGCGTACCTAGAGGCCTGCTTACGAGATGACCAGCACACCTACAATAGCCAACAACTCGCTCACAAGTTAGCCACCGAGCGGCACGTGCAGTTGAGTGCCGACCATCTCAGACAGGTGCTCAAAAAAAAGGGGTGA